In Felis catus isolate Fca126 chromosome E1, F.catus_Fca126_mat1.0, whole genome shotgun sequence, the following proteins share a genomic window:
- the TMEM94 gene encoding transmembrane protein 94 isoform X2 produces the protein MLGRSLPFGGDHIHLGMPAVLWAHGSEGEARGLCPNLLSHVEYCWAPSLWLEKSSPVRLQTQLRNQLEGEPPLALGLSTRKALSILKEQLEAVLEGHLKERKKCLTWKEMWRSSFLHHSNRCSCFHWPGASLMLLAVLLLLGCHGGQPAGSHGAELVSASALCLLLLLNLILIGRQDRLKRREVERRLRGIIDQIQDALRDGKEIKWPDAMYPDLHMPFAPSWSLHWAYRDGHLVNLPVSLLVEGDIIALRPGQESFASLRGIKDDEHIVLEPGDLFPPFSPPPSPRGEVKKGPQNPQQHRLFRVLETPVIDNIRWCLDMALSRPVTALDNERFTVQSVMLHYAVPVVLAGFLITNALRFMLNAPGVTSWQYTLLQLQVNGVLPVLPLLFPALWVLATACGEARVLAQMSKASPSSLLAKFSEDTLSSYTEAVSSQEMLRCIWGHFLRVIQGTSPTLSHSSSLLHSLGSVTVLCCVDKQGILSWPNPSPETVLFFSGKVEPPHSSHEDLTDDLSTRSFCHPEVEEEPHERDALLAGSLNTSLHLSNEQERGDWPGDGPKPPEFYSHHKAHGRSKHPSGSNVSFSRDTEGGEEEPGKAQPGLEGEPYEAEDFVCDYHLEMLSLSQDQQNPSCIQFDDSNWQVHLTSLKPLGLNVLLNLCNASVTERLCRFSDHLCNIALQESHSAVLPVHVPWGLCELARLIGFTPGAKELFKQENHLALYRLPSAEMVKETSLGRLSCVTKRRPPLSHMISLFIKDTTTSTEQMLSHGTADVVLEACTDFWDGADIYPLSGSDRKKVLDFYQRACLSGYCSAFAYKPMSCALSSQLNGKCIELVQAPGQSSIFTMCELPSTVPIKLSTRRNSWSSDGIGEVLEKEDCMQALSGQIFMGMVSSQYQARLDIVRLIDGLVNACIRFVYFSLEDELKSKVFAEKMGLETGWNCHISLTPNGDMPGSEIPPSSPSHAGSLHDDLNQVSRDDAEGLLLMEEEGHSDLISFQPTDSDLPSFLEDCNRAKLPRGIHQVRPHLQNIDNVPLLVPLFTDCTPETMCEMIKIMQEYGEVTCCLGSSANLRNSCLFLQSDISIALDPLYPSRCSWETFGYATSTSMAQASDGLSPLQLSGQLNSLPCSLTFRQEETISIIRLIEQARHATYGIRKCFLFLLQCQLTLVVIQFLSCLVQLPPLLSTTDILWLSCFCYPLLSISLLGKPPHSSIMSMATGKNLQSIPKKTQHYFLLCFLLKFSLTVSSCLICFGFTLQSFCDSSRARNLTNCSSIMLSSHADTAPAWFDDFANGLLTAQKLTAALTVLHTVFISITHVHRTKPLWRKSPLTNLWWAVTVPVVLLGQVGQTAVDLQLWTHRDSRVHFGLEDVPLLTWLLGCLSLVLVVVTNEIVKLHEIRVRVRYQKRQKLQFETKLGMNSPF, from the exons ATGCTGGGGAGGAGCCTTCCTTTTGGGGGTGATCACATTCATCTGGGCATGCCTGCAGTACTCTGGGCCCATGGATCTGAAGGAGAAGCACGTG GGCTCTGCCCCAACCTGCTGAGCCATGTTGAGTACTGTTGGGCACCCTCTCTGTGGTTAGAGAAGAGCTCCCCAGTCAGACTCCAAACACAGCTGCGTAACCAGCTGGAG GGCGAGCCACCCTTGGCCCTGGGCCTGTCCACCCGGAAGGCCCTCAGCATCCTGAAGGAGCAGCTCGAGGCGGTGCTGGAAGGACACCTGAAGGAACGGAAGAAATGTCTCACGTGGAAG GAGATGTGGAGAAGCAGCTTCCTGCACCACAGTAACCGCTGCTCCTGCTTCCACTGGCCGGGCGCCTCGCTCATGCTGCTGgcggtgctgctgctgctgggctgCCACGGGGGCCAGCCGGCTGGCAG CCACGGGGCCGAGCTGGTGAGCGCCTCGGCGCTGTGCCTCCTGCTCCTTCTCAACCTCATCCTCATCGGGCGGCAAGATCGGCTGAAGCGCAGGGAGGTAGAGCGGAGGCTCCGAGGGATCATTGACCAAATCCAAG ATGCGCTCAGGGATGGCAAGGAGATCAAGTGGCCGGATGCCATGTACCCAGACCTCCACATGCCCTTTGCACCATCCTGGTCCCTGCACTGGGCATACAGAGATGGACATCTGGTCAACCTGCCAGTTAGCCTGTTGGTGGAAGGAGACATCATAGCTCTGAGGCCCGGCCAGGAATCGTTCGCCTCTCTGAGGGGGATCAAG GATGATGAACACATTGTCTTAGAGCCTGGAGACctgtttccccctttctctccacccccttcccccaggggAGAAGTGAAGAAAGGGCCACAGAACCCCCAGCAGCACAGACTCTTCCGCGTCCTTGAGACCCCTGTGATTGACAACATCAG GTGGTGCCTGGACATGGCCCTGTCCCGCCCAGTCACTGCTCTGGACAACGAGCGGTTCACGGTGCAGTCGGTGATGTTGCACTACGCTGTGCCTGTGGTCCTG GCCGGCTTCCTCATCACCAATGCCCTGCGCTTTATGCTGAATGCCCCTGGGGTCACGTCCTGGCAGTACACCCTCCTCCAGCTACAG GTGAACGGCGTCCTGCCCGTCCTCCCCCTGCTCTTTCCAGCCCTCTGGGTTCTGGCGACCGCCTGTGGAGAAGCCCGCGTCCTGGCTCAGATGAGCAAGGCCTCTCCCAGCTCCTTG CTGGCCAAGTTCTCGGAGGACACTCTCAGCAGCTATACAGAAGCCGTCTCCTCTCAG GAAATGCTACGCTGCATTTGGGGTCACTTCCTGCGGGTGATCCAGGGGACGTCGCCGACGCTGAGCCATAGTTCCAGCCTGTTGCACAGCTTGGGCTCTGTCACG GTCCTATGCTGTGTGGACAAACAGGGGATCCTGTCGTGGCCAAACCCCAGCCCGGAGACCGTGTTGTTCTTCAGTGGGAAGGTGGAGCCCCCACACAGCAGCCACGAGGACCTAACAGATGACCTGTCCACCCGCTCCTTCTGCCACCCCGAGGTAGAGGAGGAG CCCCACGAACGAGATGCCCTCCTGGCTGGCTCCCTGAACACTTCCCTGCACCTTTCCAATGAGCAGGAACGCGGTGACTGGCCCGGTGACGGTCCCAAGCCCCCTGAATTCTACTCTCACCACAAAGCACACGGCCGCAGCAAACACCCATCCGGCTCCAATGTGAGCTTCAGCAGGGACACAGAGGGTGGTGAAGAAGAGCCTGGCAAG GCCCAGCCCGGACTGGAGGGCGAGCCGTACGAAGCGGAGGACTTTGTGTGTGACTACCACCTGGAGATGCTGAGCCTGTCACAGGACCAGCAGAACCCCTCCTGCATCCAGTTCGATGACTCCAACTGGCAGGTGCACCTTACCTCCCTGAAGCCCCTGGGTCTCAACGTGCTGCTGAACTTGTGTAACGCCAGCGTCACGGAGCGGCTGTGCCGGTTCTCAGACCACCTGTGCAACATCGCCCTGCAGGAGAGCCACAGCGCCGTCCTGCCCGTGCACGTACCCTGGGGCCTCTGCGAGCTGGCCCGCCTCATAG GCTTCACTCCTGGGGCCAAGGAGCTCTTCAAACAGGAAAACCACCTTGCACTCTACCGCCTCCCCAGTGCCGAGATGGTGAAGGAAACCTCGCTGGGAAGGCTCTCCTGTGTCACCAAGCGGCGCCCCCCCCTCAGCCACATGATCAGCCTCTTCATCAAGGACACCACCACCA gTACAGAACAGATGCTGTCCCATGGCACGGCGGACGTGGTCTTAGAGGCCTGCACAGACTTCTGGGACGGGGCCGACATCTACCCTCTTTCGGGTTCTGACAG AAAGAAAGTGCTGGATTTCTACCAGCGAGCCTGCTTGTCTGGCTACTGCTCTGCCTTTGCCTACAAGCCCATGAGCTGCGCCCTGTCCTCTCAACTCAACGGCAAGTGCATTGAGCTGGTGCAGGCACCTGGCCAAAGCAGCATCTTCACCATGTGCGAGCTGCCCAGCACTGTCCCCATCAAGCTCAGCACCCGCCGCAACAGCTGGAGCTCTGACG GGATCGGGGAGGTGCTGGAGAAGGAAGACTGTATGCAGGCCCTGAGCGGCCAGATCTTCATGGGCATGGTGTCCTCCCAGTACCAGGCCCGGCTGGACATCGTGCGCCTCATCGACGGGCTGGTCAATGCCTGCATCCGCTTCGTCTACTTCTCTTTGGAGGATGAGCTCAAAAGCAAG GTGTTTGCAGAAAAGATGGGCCTGGAGACAGGTTGGAACTGCCACATCTCTCTCACGCCCAATGGGGACATGCCTGGCTCTGAGATCCCCCCCTCCAGCCCTAGCCATGCTGGCTCCCTGCATGATGACCTGAATCAGG TGTCCCGAGACGATGCAGAAGGGCTCCTTCTGATGGAGGAGGAGGGTCACTCTGACCTCATTAGCTTCCAGCCGACAGACAGTGACCTCCCCAGCTTCCTGGAGGACTGCAACCGG GCCAAGCTGCCCCGAGGCATCCACCAGGTGCGTCCCCACCTGCAGAACATTGACAACGTGCCCCTGCTAGTGCCCCTGTTCACCGACTGTACCCCCGAGA CCATGTGTGAGATGATCAAGATCATGCAGGAATATGGGGAGGTGACCTGCTGCCTGGGCAGCTCTGCCAACCTCAGGAACAGTTGCCTTTTCCTCCAGAGCGACATCAG CATCGCCCTGGATCCCCTGTACCCATCCCGCTGCTCCTGGGAGACCTTTGGCTACGCCACCAGCACCAGCATGGCCCAGGCCTCGGATGGCCTTTCTCCCCTGCAGCTCTCGGGGCAGCTCAACAGCCTGCCCTGCTCCCTGACATTTCGCCAGGAAGAGACCATCAGCATCATCCGGCTCATTGAGCAG GCTCGGCACGCCACCTACGGCATTCGCAAGTGCTTCCTCTTCCTGCTGCAATGCCAGTTGACTCTGGTGGTCATCCAG TTCCTGTCTTGTCTGGTTCAGCTGCCACCGCTGCTGAGTACCACTGACATCCTGTGGCTGTCCTGCTTTTGCTACCCTCTGCTCAG CATCTCTCTGCTGGGAAAGCCCCCGCATAGCTCCATCATGTCTATGGCCACGGGGAAGAACCTTCAGTCCATTCCTAAGAAG ACCCAGCACTACTTCCTGCTCTGCTTCCTGCTCAAATTCAGCCTCACCGTCAGCTCGTGCCTCATCTGCTTTGGCTTCACGCTGCAGAGCTTCTGTGACAGCTCCCGGGCCCGCAACCTCACCAACTGCTCCTCCATCATGCTGAGCAG TCACGCCGACACAGCTCCAGCCTGGTTTGACGACTTTGCCAACGGGCTGCTGACGGCCCAGAAGCTCACGGCGGCCCTGACCGTCCTGCACACGG TCTTCATTTCTATCACCCACGTGCATCGCACCAAGCCCCTGTGGAGAAAGAGCCCCTTGACAAACCTCTGGTGGGCCGTGACGGTGCCCGTGGT CCTGCTGGGGCAGGTGGGCCAGACGGCAGTGGACCTACAGCTGTGGACGCACAGGGACAGCCGTGTCCACTTTGGCCTGGAGGACGTGCCTCTGCTGACATGGCTCCTGGGCTGCCTCTCCCTGGTCCTTGTGGTGGTCACCAACGAGATCGTGAAGCTGCATGAGATTCG GGTCCGGGTTCGCTACCAGAAGCGACAGAAACTGCAGTTTGAAACGAAGCTGGGCATGAACTCCCCCTTCTGA
- the TMEM94 gene encoding transmembrane protein 94 isoform X13, whose amino-acid sequence MDLKEKHVGEPPLALGLSTRKALSILKEQLEAVLEGHLKERKKCLTWKEMWRSSFLHHSNRCSCFHWPGASLMLLAVLLLLGCHGGQPAGSHGAELVSASALCLLLLLNLILIGRQDRLKRREVERRLRGIIDQIQDALRDGKEIKWPDAMYPDLHMPFAPSWSLHWAYRDGHLVNLPVSLLVEGDIIALRPGQESFASLRGIKDDEHIVLEPGDLFPPFSPPPSPRGEVKKGPQNPQQHRLFRVLETPVIDNIRWCLDMALSRPVTALDNERFTVQSVMLHYAVPVVLAGFLITNALRFMLNAPGVTSWQYTLLQLQVNGVLPVLPLLFPALWVLATACGEARVLAQMSKASPSSLLAKFSEDTLSSYTEAVSSQEMLRCIWGHFLRVIQGTSPTLSHSSSLLHSLGSVTVLCCVDKQGILSWPNPSPETVLFFSGKVEPPHSSHEDLTDDLSTRSFCHPEPHERDALLAGSLNTSLHLSNEQERGDWPGDGPKPPEFYSHHKAHGRSKHPSGSNVSFSRDTEGGEEEPGKAQPGLEGEPYEAEDFVCDYHLEMLSLSQDQQNPSCIQFDDSNWQVHLTSLKPLGLNVLLNLCNASVTERLCRFSDHLCNIALQESHSAVLPVHVPWGLCELARLIGFTPGAKELFKQENHLALYRLPSAEMVKETSLGRLSCVTKRRPPLSHMISLFIKDTTTSTEQMLSHGTADVVLEACTDFWDGADIYPLSGSDRKKVLDFYQRACLSGYCSAFAYKPMSCALSSQLNGKCIELVQAPGQSSIFTMCELPSTVPIKLSTRRNSWSSDEGIGEVLEKEDCMQALSGQIFMGMVSSQYQARLDIVRLIDGLVNACIRFVYFSLEDELKSKVFAEKMGLETGWNCHISLTPNGDMPGSEIPPSSPSHAGSLHDDLNQVSRDDAEGLLLMEEEGHSDLISFQPTDSDLPSFLEDCNRAKLPRGIHQVRPHLQNIDNVPLLVPLFTDCTPETMCEMIKIMQEYGEVTCCLGSSANLRNSCLFLQSDISIALDPLYPSRCSWETFGYATSTSMAQASDGLSPLQLSGQLNSLPCSLTFRQEETISIIRLIEQARHATYGIRKCFLFLLQCQLTLVVIQFLSCLVQLPPLLSTTDILWLSCFCYPLLSISLLGKPPHSSIMSMATGKNLQSIPKKTQHYFLLCFLLKFSLTVSSCLICFGFTLQSFCDSSRARNLTNCSSIMLSSHADTAPAWFDDFANGLLTAQKLTAALTVLHTVFISITHVHRTKPLWRKSPLTNLWWAVTVPVVLLGQVGQTAVDLQLWTHRDSRVHFGLEDVPLLTWLLGCLSLVLVVVTNEIVKLHEIRVRVRYQKRQKLQFETKLGMNSPF is encoded by the exons ATGGATCTGAAGGAGAAGCACGTG GGCGAGCCACCCTTGGCCCTGGGCCTGTCCACCCGGAAGGCCCTCAGCATCCTGAAGGAGCAGCTCGAGGCGGTGCTGGAAGGACACCTGAAGGAACGGAAGAAATGTCTCACGTGGAAG GAGATGTGGAGAAGCAGCTTCCTGCACCACAGTAACCGCTGCTCCTGCTTCCACTGGCCGGGCGCCTCGCTCATGCTGCTGgcggtgctgctgctgctgggctgCCACGGGGGCCAGCCGGCTGGCAG CCACGGGGCCGAGCTGGTGAGCGCCTCGGCGCTGTGCCTCCTGCTCCTTCTCAACCTCATCCTCATCGGGCGGCAAGATCGGCTGAAGCGCAGGGAGGTAGAGCGGAGGCTCCGAGGGATCATTGACCAAATCCAAG ATGCGCTCAGGGATGGCAAGGAGATCAAGTGGCCGGATGCCATGTACCCAGACCTCCACATGCCCTTTGCACCATCCTGGTCCCTGCACTGGGCATACAGAGATGGACATCTGGTCAACCTGCCAGTTAGCCTGTTGGTGGAAGGAGACATCATAGCTCTGAGGCCCGGCCAGGAATCGTTCGCCTCTCTGAGGGGGATCAAG GATGATGAACACATTGTCTTAGAGCCTGGAGACctgtttccccctttctctccacccccttcccccaggggAGAAGTGAAGAAAGGGCCACAGAACCCCCAGCAGCACAGACTCTTCCGCGTCCTTGAGACCCCTGTGATTGACAACATCAG GTGGTGCCTGGACATGGCCCTGTCCCGCCCAGTCACTGCTCTGGACAACGAGCGGTTCACGGTGCAGTCGGTGATGTTGCACTACGCTGTGCCTGTGGTCCTG GCCGGCTTCCTCATCACCAATGCCCTGCGCTTTATGCTGAATGCCCCTGGGGTCACGTCCTGGCAGTACACCCTCCTCCAGCTACAG GTGAACGGCGTCCTGCCCGTCCTCCCCCTGCTCTTTCCAGCCCTCTGGGTTCTGGCGACCGCCTGTGGAGAAGCCCGCGTCCTGGCTCAGATGAGCAAGGCCTCTCCCAGCTCCTTG CTGGCCAAGTTCTCGGAGGACACTCTCAGCAGCTATACAGAAGCCGTCTCCTCTCAG GAAATGCTACGCTGCATTTGGGGTCACTTCCTGCGGGTGATCCAGGGGACGTCGCCGACGCTGAGCCATAGTTCCAGCCTGTTGCACAGCTTGGGCTCTGTCACG GTCCTATGCTGTGTGGACAAACAGGGGATCCTGTCGTGGCCAAACCCCAGCCCGGAGACCGTGTTGTTCTTCAGTGGGAAGGTGGAGCCCCCACACAGCAGCCACGAGGACCTAACAGATGACCTGTCCACCCGCTCCTTCTGCCACCCCGAG CCCCACGAACGAGATGCCCTCCTGGCTGGCTCCCTGAACACTTCCCTGCACCTTTCCAATGAGCAGGAACGCGGTGACTGGCCCGGTGACGGTCCCAAGCCCCCTGAATTCTACTCTCACCACAAAGCACACGGCCGCAGCAAACACCCATCCGGCTCCAATGTGAGCTTCAGCAGGGACACAGAGGGTGGTGAAGAAGAGCCTGGCAAG GCCCAGCCCGGACTGGAGGGCGAGCCGTACGAAGCGGAGGACTTTGTGTGTGACTACCACCTGGAGATGCTGAGCCTGTCACAGGACCAGCAGAACCCCTCCTGCATCCAGTTCGATGACTCCAACTGGCAGGTGCACCTTACCTCCCTGAAGCCCCTGGGTCTCAACGTGCTGCTGAACTTGTGTAACGCCAGCGTCACGGAGCGGCTGTGCCGGTTCTCAGACCACCTGTGCAACATCGCCCTGCAGGAGAGCCACAGCGCCGTCCTGCCCGTGCACGTACCCTGGGGCCTCTGCGAGCTGGCCCGCCTCATAG GCTTCACTCCTGGGGCCAAGGAGCTCTTCAAACAGGAAAACCACCTTGCACTCTACCGCCTCCCCAGTGCCGAGATGGTGAAGGAAACCTCGCTGGGAAGGCTCTCCTGTGTCACCAAGCGGCGCCCCCCCCTCAGCCACATGATCAGCCTCTTCATCAAGGACACCACCACCA gTACAGAACAGATGCTGTCCCATGGCACGGCGGACGTGGTCTTAGAGGCCTGCACAGACTTCTGGGACGGGGCCGACATCTACCCTCTTTCGGGTTCTGACAG AAAGAAAGTGCTGGATTTCTACCAGCGAGCCTGCTTGTCTGGCTACTGCTCTGCCTTTGCCTACAAGCCCATGAGCTGCGCCCTGTCCTCTCAACTCAACGGCAAGTGCATTGAGCTGGTGCAGGCACCTGGCCAAAGCAGCATCTTCACCATGTGCGAGCTGCCCAGCACTGTCCCCATCAAGCTCAGCACCCGCCGCAACAGCTGGAGCTCTGACG AAGGGATCGGGGAGGTGCTGGAGAAGGAAGACTGTATGCAGGCCCTGAGCGGCCAGATCTTCATGGGCATGGTGTCCTCCCAGTACCAGGCCCGGCTGGACATCGTGCGCCTCATCGACGGGCTGGTCAATGCCTGCATCCGCTTCGTCTACTTCTCTTTGGAGGATGAGCTCAAAAGCAAG GTGTTTGCAGAAAAGATGGGCCTGGAGACAGGTTGGAACTGCCACATCTCTCTCACGCCCAATGGGGACATGCCTGGCTCTGAGATCCCCCCCTCCAGCCCTAGCCATGCTGGCTCCCTGCATGATGACCTGAATCAGG TGTCCCGAGACGATGCAGAAGGGCTCCTTCTGATGGAGGAGGAGGGTCACTCTGACCTCATTAGCTTCCAGCCGACAGACAGTGACCTCCCCAGCTTCCTGGAGGACTGCAACCGG GCCAAGCTGCCCCGAGGCATCCACCAGGTGCGTCCCCACCTGCAGAACATTGACAACGTGCCCCTGCTAGTGCCCCTGTTCACCGACTGTACCCCCGAGA CCATGTGTGAGATGATCAAGATCATGCAGGAATATGGGGAGGTGACCTGCTGCCTGGGCAGCTCTGCCAACCTCAGGAACAGTTGCCTTTTCCTCCAGAGCGACATCAG CATCGCCCTGGATCCCCTGTACCCATCCCGCTGCTCCTGGGAGACCTTTGGCTACGCCACCAGCACCAGCATGGCCCAGGCCTCGGATGGCCTTTCTCCCCTGCAGCTCTCGGGGCAGCTCAACAGCCTGCCCTGCTCCCTGACATTTCGCCAGGAAGAGACCATCAGCATCATCCGGCTCATTGAGCAG GCTCGGCACGCCACCTACGGCATTCGCAAGTGCTTCCTCTTCCTGCTGCAATGCCAGTTGACTCTGGTGGTCATCCAG TTCCTGTCTTGTCTGGTTCAGCTGCCACCGCTGCTGAGTACCACTGACATCCTGTGGCTGTCCTGCTTTTGCTACCCTCTGCTCAG CATCTCTCTGCTGGGAAAGCCCCCGCATAGCTCCATCATGTCTATGGCCACGGGGAAGAACCTTCAGTCCATTCCTAAGAAG ACCCAGCACTACTTCCTGCTCTGCTTCCTGCTCAAATTCAGCCTCACCGTCAGCTCGTGCCTCATCTGCTTTGGCTTCACGCTGCAGAGCTTCTGTGACAGCTCCCGGGCCCGCAACCTCACCAACTGCTCCTCCATCATGCTGAGCAG TCACGCCGACACAGCTCCAGCCTGGTTTGACGACTTTGCCAACGGGCTGCTGACGGCCCAGAAGCTCACGGCGGCCCTGACCGTCCTGCACACGG TCTTCATTTCTATCACCCACGTGCATCGCACCAAGCCCCTGTGGAGAAAGAGCCCCTTGACAAACCTCTGGTGGGCCGTGACGGTGCCCGTGGT CCTGCTGGGGCAGGTGGGCCAGACGGCAGTGGACCTACAGCTGTGGACGCACAGGGACAGCCGTGTCCACTTTGGCCTGGAGGACGTGCCTCTGCTGACATGGCTCCTGGGCTGCCTCTCCCTGGTCCTTGTGGTGGTCACCAACGAGATCGTGAAGCTGCATGAGATTCG GGTCCGGGTTCGCTACCAGAAGCGACAGAAACTGCAGTTTGAAACGAAGCTGGGCATGAACTCCCCCTTCTGA